A segment of the Deltaproteobacteria bacterium genome:
TGGTCAGCACGTAGGCCTGCGCCTTGAACTTCGTGTGCGGCTTGATCGAGCCCGGCTTGGCCAAGACCTGACCGCGCTCCACGTCGTCCTTGCCCGTGCCGCGCAGCAGACAACCCACGTTGTCCCCCGCCTGCCCCTGGTCCAGCAGCTTCCGGAACATCTCCACGCCCGTCACGATCGTCTTCTGCGTCGGACGGATCCCGACGATCTCCACCTCGTCGCCGACCTTCACGATCCCCTGGTCCACCCGCCCCGTCACCACCGTCCCGCGGCCCGTGATCGAAAACACGTCCTCGATCGGCATCAGGAACGGCTTGTCCAGCGCCCGCTTCGGCTCCGGGATGTACGAGTCGAGCGCCGCCATCAGCTCGTCGATGCACTTGTTGTCCGCGTCGTTCTTGCCGTCCTTGAGCGCGTTGACCGCGCTGCCCTTGATGATCGGCGTCGTGTCGCCCGGGAAGTTGTACTTGCTCAGCAGCTCGCGGACTTCCAGCTCCACCAGCTCCAGCAGCTCCGGATCGTCCACCATGTCGCACTTGTTCATGAACACCACGATGTGCGGCACGTTCACCTGGCGAGCGAGCAGCACGTGCTCGCGCGTCTGCGGCATCGGGCCATCCGCGGCGCTCACCACCAGGATCGCGCCGTCCATCTGCGCGGCGCCGGTGATCATGTTCTTCACGTAGTCCGCGTGGCCGGGGCAGTCCACGTGCGCGTAGTGCCGGTTCGCGGTCTGGTACTCCACGTGCGCCGTCGCGATCGTGATCCCGCGCTCCCGCTCCTCGGGCGCCTTGTCGATCTGGTCGTACGCCATGAACGCGGCCAAACCCTTGGTCGCCTGACGCTGCGTGATCGCCGCCGTCAGCGTCGTCTTGCCGTGGTCCACGTGACCGATCGTCCCCACGTTCACGTGAGGCTTGTTGCGCTCGAACTTCTCCTTGGCCATTGCTTGCTCCTGGTCCTAATAAGTCGGGACGATGCTCTTCGCGACCGCCTCGGGAACTTCGGCGTAGTGCGAGAACTGCATCGTGTAGCTGGCGCGGCCCTGCGTCATCGACCGCAGCTGATTCACGTATCCGAACATCTGCGCGAGCGGCACGTCGGCGTGCACGAGCTGCGCGCCCGCGCGCGCCTCGAGGCCGGTGATCGCGCCGCGGCGCATGTTGAGGTCGCCCTGCACGGGCCCCACGAACTCGTCGGGCGTGACGACCTCGACGCTCATCACGGGCTCGAGCAGCGCGGGCTTGCCTTCGCGCAGGCCGTCGCGCATCGCGAGTGACGCTGCGATCTTGAACGAACGCTCCGACGAGTCGACGTCGTGCGCTTGCCCGTCGAGCAGGCGCACCTTGATGTCGACGACCTGGTAGCCCGCGAGCTCGCCGCTCTGCGCCGCCTCTTCGCAGCCGTGCTTGATGGCGGGCACGTACTCGCGCGGAATCGCCTCGCCCTTCAGGGCGTTCTCGAACACGAAGCCGCTGCCGGGCGCGCCGGGCGAGACCTCGATCTTCACCACGCCGTAATCACCGGTGCCGCCGGTCTGCTTGATGTAGCGGCCGGTGACGACGGCGGTCTGACGGATCGTTTCCTTGTACGAGACTTGCGGGCGGCCCACGTTGGCGGCGACGCCGAATTCGCGCTGGAGGCGATCCACCTTGATCTCGAGGTGGAGCTCGCCCATGCCCGCGAGAATCGTCTGGCCGGTCTCGGAGTCGACGGAGACGCGGAAGGTCGGATCCTCGGCGGCGAGCTTGCCGAGCGCGGTGCTCAGCCTCTCCATGTCCGCCTGCGTCTTGGCCTCGACCGCGATCTTGATCACGGGCTCGGCGAAGTCGATCGGCTCGAGCACCACCGGCGCGTTGCCCGCGCACAGCGTGTGGCCCGTCGCGACGTTCTTCATGCCCACCATCGCGACGATGTCGCCCGCGTACGCCGCGTCGATCTCTTGGCGCTTGTTCGCGTGCATCTGGAGCAGGCGGCCCACGCGCTCCTTCTTGCCCGTGGCGCTGTTCAGCACCTGGTCGCCGCTCTTCACGACGCCCGAGTAGACGCGCACGTAGGTGAGCTGCCCGACGTGCTTGTCCGTCGCGATCTTGAACGCGAGACCCGCGAACGGCTCCTTGTCGTCGGCCTTGCGCCTGACGACTTCTCGATCCTTCTCCGGCTTGTGGCCCTCGATCGCCGGCACGTCGAGTGGCGACGGCAGATAGTTCACGATGCCGTCGAGCAGCGGCTGCACGCCTTTGTTCCGGAAGCTCGAGCCGCACAGCACGGGAACGATGCGCAGCTTCAGCGTCGCCTCGCGCAGCGCCTTGCGCAGCGCGTCGACCGCGATCTGCTGGCCCTCGAGGTATTGAGCCATCAGCGCTTCGTCGACGTCGGCGGCGGCTTCGATCGCCTTCTCGCGGTACTCGGCCACGGTCGCGGCGAGCTCGCTCGGCACCGGCTCGTCGTGGAATGCGGCGCCGAGCTCGGTTCCGTCCCACACGATGGCCTTGTTCTCGAGCACGTCGACGACGCCGCGGAAGCCGTCCTCGCGGCCGATCGGCACGTGCAGCGGAATCGGATTCGCCGCGAGGCGTTCGCGCATCATGCGCATCACGCGCGGGAAGTCGGCGCCGATGCGATCCATCTTGTTCACGAACGCGATGCGCGGCACGTGATACTTGTCCGCTTGCCGCCACACCGTCTCGGACTGCGGCTCGACGCCACCGACGCCACAGAACACGGCGACAGCGCCGTCGAGGACGCGGAGCGAACGCTCCACCTCGGCGGTGAAATCGACGTGGCCAGGTGTGTCGATGATGTTGATGCGGTGTTCCTTCCAGAAGCAGGTCGTGGCGGCCGAGGTGATCGTGATGCCGCGTTCCTGCTCCTGCTCCATCCAGTCCATGGTCGCGGTGCCCTCGTGCACCTCGCCCAGCTTGTACGTGACGCCCGTGTAGAAGAGGATTCGCTCGGTAGTCGTCGTCTTTCCGGCATCGATGTGAGCCATGATGCCGATGTTGCGAGTTCGCTCTAGCGGAGCCTGCCTGGGCATTTGGTTTCGACTCGCGCCTTGGCGCTTACGCCGTCTCCAGGGTTCGTCGGTTCTCGGTTACCAGCGGTAGTGCGAGAACGCCTTGTTCGCGTCCGCCATGCGGTGCGTGTCCTCGCGCTTCTTCACCGCCTCGCCGCGCTCGTTCGCCGCGTCGATCAGCTCGTTCGCGAGCTTCTCGCGCATGCTGCGGCCGTCGCGCGCGCGCGACGACTCGACGATCCAGCGCATGGCCAGCGAAGTCGCGCGCTCGGGCCGCACCTCGACGGGCACCTGATAATTCGCGCCGCCGACGCGCCGCGACTTCACCTCGATGCGCGGCCGCACGTTCTCGACGGCGCGCCGGAACATCGCGATCGGATCATTGCGAGTCTTGCTCTCGATCTCGTCGAAGGCGCCGTAGAGGATGTGCTCCGCGGTCGACTTATTGCCGTCGCGCATGATCACGTTCATGAAGCGCGTGACGAGGCGATCGTTGAACTTCGGATCGGCGATCGTCTCGCGCTTGGCTACGACTCGGCGTCGGGGCATCTCGTTCTCTCGAAGCGAAGCGGCGGCTCGAAGGAGCCGCCGCGCTTGTTAGGGATTACTTGGGCGTCTTGGCGCCGTACTTCGACCGGCTCTGCTTGCGATTCGCGACGCCCGTCGAGTCCAGCGTGCCGCGCACGATGTGGTACCGGACGCCGGGCAGGTCCTTGACGCGGCCGCCGCGCACCAGCACCACCGAGTGCTCCTGCAGCGTGTGGCCCTCGCCCGGGATGTAAGCGTTCACTTCGTTGCCGTTCGTGAGGCGCACGCGGGCGACCTTGCGCAGCGCCGAGTTCGGCTTCTTCGGCGTCTGCGTGAATACGCGAATGCACACGCCGCGGCGCTGCGGGGAAGCGCCCAAGTCGGGCGACTTCGACTTCTTGCGGTTCGCGGTGCGACCGGCGCGAAGGAGCTGTTGGACGGTAGGCATTCACTCTCCGGCGATGGCGCCTGCGCTTGTTAGGGCGCGAGCCCCGCATTCCAAGATCCGAAAACCAAAGTGCGAAAAGCCCCTCTCAGCAACGCCCGCGGTGGCGAGGAGGCCGGAACGGGACATCCCAGGGCCGGGTGGGCAGCAGGGATGATCGATTCGGGCTGGCTTCTCGACGTCCGGGGCAGCCGTGGGCCGCGACCCAAATTCCTCAGAAGGCGCGGCAAGATATCGAGGGTCGATTCCGTGTCAACGCGAGTTCCGGGGGACTCGAGAGAAAAAGCGGCGCCCTCCCAGAATGCCGAGGGCCACCCCGCCGCGAGGACGAGGTGGCCCCCTCGATTCTGGACGACGCGCTAGGCCGGAAGCTCGTCCGCGTCCTCCGCGTCGTCGTCGACCGGCCTCGGAACCTCGAGCGGAGGCAGCTCGGGCAGGCTCGAGCTGCTGCCCTCCTCCAGCGCGTACCCGCCGGCCGGCGCATCGATCTGGATGCCGAGGTTCGTGTACCGCGAGAGCCCGGTCCCGGCCGGGATCAGCCGGCCCATGATCACGTTCTCCTTCAGCCCGTGGAGCAGGTCCGTCTTGCCCCAGATCGAGCCCTCGGTGAGGACCTTCGTGGTCTCTTGGAACGACGCCGCCGAGATCCACGACTCGGTCGAGAGCGAGGCCTTCGTGATGCCGAGGAGGATGGGCTCGCCGGTCGCGATCTTCTTGCCCTCTTCCTTCATGCGCTTGTTGGTCTCGTCGAACTCGACCTTGTCCACGTGCTCGCCCACGAGAAGGTCGGTGTCACCGGCCTCCTTCACGCGCAGCTTGCGCAGCATCTGGCGGATGATGACCTCGATGTGCTTGTCGTTGATCTTCACGCCCTGCAGGCGATAGACCTCCTGCACTTCGTCCACCATCCACTTCGCGAGCTCCTGCTCGCCCTCGATGCGCAGGATGTCGTGCGGGTTCGCCGAGCCGTCCATGAGCGGCTCGCCCTTGCGCACGCGGTCGCCCTCGTGCACCGAGACGTGCTTGCCCTTCGGGATCAGGTACTCGCGCTGCTCGCCGTCCTCGGTCGTGACGATCACGCGCCGCTTGCCGCGTGAGTCGGGACCGAAGCCGACCGTCCCATCGACCTCGGTCACGATCGCGGTCTCCTTCGGCTTGCGCGCCTCGAAGAGCTCCGCCACGCGCGGCAGGCCGCCCGTGATGTCCTTGGTCTTGGTCATCTGGCGCGGAATCTTCGCGACCGCGTCGCCTGCAGCGACCTGCTGCCCTTCCGTCGCCGAGAGGTACGCGCCCACCGGCAGCAGCGCCTGGTACACGATCTCGCCGGCGTCGTTCAGCACCGACACGCGCGGCCGCATGTCGGGGTCCTTCGACTCGACGATCACGCGCGAGGAGAGGCCGGTGAACTCGTCCACCTGCTCCTGCATCGTCGAGCCTTCGACGATGTCCTCGAGCTTGATCGCGCCGGACTGCTCCGTGAGGATCGGGTTCGCGAACGGGTCCCACTCGCACAGCACGCCGCCCGCCTTGATCGCCTGGCCGTCGTCGACCTTGATGTGCGCGCCGTACGTGACCGGGTAGCGCTCGCGCTCGCGGCCGCTCGGGTCGAAGATCCCGATCTCGCCGTTGCGGTTCATCGCGATCGCGCGCCCGTCGCGGTCCTTCACGGTGCGCAGGTTCGAGTAGCGCACCGTGCCGTCGCTGGTCGTCTCGTGGTGCGAGGCTTCCACGCGCCGCGTCGCCGCGCCGCCGATGTGGAACGTGCGCATGGTGAGCTGCGTGCCGGGCTCGCCGATCGACTGCGCCGCGATCACGCCCACCGCTTCACCGCGGTTGACCATGGTGCCGCGCGCGAGATCGCGCCCGTAACACTTCACGCACACGCCGCGCAGCACCTGGCAGGTGAGCACGGAGCGGATCCACACCTCGTCGACGCCGGCTTCCTCGATGATCTTGACGCGCTCTTCCGTGATCTCGTCGCCGGCCTTGAGCAGGGGCTTGCGCGTCACGGGGTCGAGCACGTCGAGCAGCGCGGTGCGGCCGAGGATGCGCTCGCCGATGCCCTCGATGATGTCGCCGCCCTCGACGAGCGAGATCATCTTGATGCCGTACTTCTGCGGCGCCTTTTCGCGCGTCGACTGGCGCACGTCCTCGAGGCAGTCGTCGTGCCGGATGATCACGTCCTGCGCGACGTCGACGAGACGGCGCGTCAGGTAGCCTGAGTTCGCCGTCTTGAGCGCGGTGTCGGCGAGGCCCTTGCGCGCGCCGTGCGTCGAGATGAAGTACTGCTGCGCCGAGAGGCCTTCGCGGAAGTTCGACGTGATCGGCGTCTCGATGATCTCGCCCGACGGCTTCGCCATCAGGCCGCGCATGCCGGCCAGCTGACGAATCTGCTGCGCCGAACCGCGCGCGCCCGAGTCGGCCATCATGTAGATGGAGTTGAAGCTCGGGACCTTCTTGTCCTTCGCGCTGCGCGTCTTGTCGATGCCGAGGTTCTCGAGCAGCTGGGCCGCGATCACTTCGCCCGCGTTCGCCCAGATGTCGATGACCTTGTTGTATCGCTCGCCGTCGCTGATCAGACCGTCGAGATACTGGTTCTCGACCTCCGCGACTTGCTGCTGCGCTTCGCTGATGAAGCGCTCCTTGTCCGGCGGAACCATCATGTCGTCGAGGCAGATCGAAACGCCCGCCTTCGTCGCGTTCTGGTAGCCGAGCGTGCGCAGCCGGTCGGCGAGCAGCACCGTCGCCTTGTTGCCGAGGCGGCGATACGCCTGGTCGATCAGCTCGCCGAGCGCCTTCTTGTCCATCACCTGGTTGATGAACTTGAACGGAATCTCCTCGGGCACGATCTCCGAGAGCAGCACGCGGCCGGTCGTGGTCTCGGCCGTGGCGCCGTTCATGCGCACCTTGATGCCGGCATGAATGTCGAGCTCGCCCGAGTCGTACGCGACGCGCACTTCTTCGGGGCTCGCAAAGCGCCGCCCTTCGCCGAGCGCGCCCGGGCGCTCGCGCGTCATGTAGTAACAACCGAGCACGATGTCCTGGCTCGGGTCGATGATCGGGCGGCCGGTCGCCGGGCTCAGGATGTTGTTGGTCGACATCATGAGCACGCGCGCTTCGATCTGAGCTTCGATCGAGAGCGGCACGTGCACGGCCATCTGGTCGCCGTCGAAGTCGGCGTTGAAGGCCTTGCACACGAGCGGGTGCAGCTGAATCGCCTTGCCGTCGATCAGCACGGGCTCGAACGCCTGCATGCCGAGGCGGTGCAGCGTCGGCGCGCGGTTCAGGATGACCGGGTGCTCCTTGATCACCTCCGCGAGGATGTCCCACACCTCGGGGCGCTCGCGCTCGACCATCTTCTTCGCGGCCTTGATGGTCGTGACGTAGCCGCGCTGCTCGAGCTTCGAGTAGATGAACGGCTTGAACAGCTCGAGCGCCATGCGCGACGGCAGGCCGCACTGGTGGAGGCGCAGCTCCGGGCCGGCCACGATCACCGAGCGGCCCGAGTAGTCGACGCGCTTCCCCAACAAGTTCTGGCGGAAGCGGCCCGACTTGCCCTTGAGCATGTCGCTGAGCGACTTCAGCGGACGCTTGCTCGGGCCCGTGATCACGCGGCCGCGCCGGCCGTTGTCGAACAGCGCGTCCACCGCCTCTTGAAGCATGCGCTTCTCGTTGCGGATGATGACCTCGGGCGCGTTCAGCTCCTGCAGCCGCTTCAGGCGGTTGTTGCGGTTGATCACGCGGCGGTAGAGGTCGTTGAGATCGCTGGTGGCGAAGCGGCCGCCCTCGAGCGGAACGAGCGGGCGCAGATCCGGCGGAATCACCGGGATCACTTCCATGATCATGTGCTCGGCCTTGTTGCCGCTCTCGCGGAACGCCTCGAGCACCTTCAGGCGCTTCGCGCACTTCTTGCGCTTCGCCTCGCTGGTCGCCTCGCGCATCTCCTCGCGCAGGCGCATCGACTCTCCCTCGACGTCGAGGTTCGCGAGCATCCCGCGCACGGCCTCGGCGCCGATGCCGTACTCGAACGCATCGCGGCCGAACTTCTCGCGCGCCTGCGCGAGATCGTCCTCGGACAGGAGCTGGCCGACGCGAAGGTCGGTCTCACCCGGATCGACGACGGCGTACGCCTCGAAGTAGAGGACCTTCTCGAGATCGCGCAGCGTGATCTCGAGGATGTTCCCGATGCGCGACGGCAGCGACTTCAGGAACCAGATGTGCGCGACGGGCGTGGCGAGCGTGATCTGGCCCATGCGCTCGCGGCGCACCTTGGCCTGGATCACCTCGACGCCGCACTTCTCGCAGATCACGCCACGGTGCTTCATGCGCTTGTACTTGCCGCAGTTGCACTCGTAGTCCTTGACCGGCCCGAAGATCTTCGCGCAGAACAGGCCGTCTCGTTCCGGCTTGAACGTGCGGTAGTTGATCGTCTCGGGCTTCTTCACCTCGCCGAACGACCACTCGCGGATCTTGTCCGGCGAGGCGAGCGAGATCTTGATCGCCTTGAAGGCGAGCGGGTCGCGGGGCTTTTCGAAGAGGCTGTAGAGATCGCGCAAGGTGTTGCTCTCCTGAGCCTTGTGAGTTTGGGGGTCGCACCAGCCGTTACTGGTGCGACTTGTCCTCGATGAGCTCGACGTTGAGACCGAGCGCCTGCATTTCCTTCACGATCACGTTGAAGGCTTCCGGCAGGCCCGGCTCGAGCTGGCAGTCGCCCTTCACGATCGATTCGTACATGCGCGTGCGTCCGAGCACGTCGTCCGACTTGACCGTCAGGAACTCCTGCAGGCTGAACGCGGCGCCGTAGGCCTCCATCGCCCAGACTTCCATCTCGCCGAGGCGCTGGCCGCCGAACTGCGCCTTGCCGCCCAGCGGCTGCTGGGTGACGAGGCTGTACGGCCCGATCGAGCGCGCGTGGATTTTCTCGTCCGCGAGGTGGTGCAGCTTCAGCATGTAGAGCACGCCGACGGTGACGTCGTTCGCAAAGGCGTCGCCGCTGCGCCCGTCGAACAGAATCGTCTGTCCGCTGGTCGCCTGGCCGCCGCGCGTGAGCTCGCGCTTGATCTCGTCTTCCTTCGCGCCGTCGAACACGGCGGAGGCGACGTGAATCCCGCGCTTCACGTTCTCGGCGATCTTGCGCACCGTCTCGTCCGGCGCGCCGTCGATCATCTTCGCGAGCTTGGGATCGTCGTAGATCTCCTTCAGCTTCGTGCGCAGCGCGGCCGGCCCAGCGTGCTTGTCGATCAGCGCGTTGAGCTGGTTGCCGAGACCGCGCGCCGCCCAGCCGAGATGCGTCTCGAGGATCTGCCCGATGTTCATGCGCGAAGGCACGCCCAGCGGGTTGAGCACGATGTCGACCGGCGTGCCGTCGAGCATGTAGGGCATGTCCTCGTCGGGAAGAATCCGCGAGATCACGCCCTTGTTGCCGTGGCGCCCGGCCATCTTGTCGCCGACCGACAGCTTGCGTTTGATGGCGACGTAGACCTTCACCATCTTGAACACGCCCGGCGGCAGCTCGTCGCCCTTCTTCAGGCGCGCGACGCGCTCGTCGAACACGGCGCGGATCACGTTCGCCTGATCCTCGAAGCGCGTGAACACGCGGTCCACGCGCTCTTGGATCGCAGCGTCGGTGACCTGCACTTCGCGCCAGCGCCGAATCGGCACGCCGCTCAGGCGCTCCGCCGTGATCGTCTCGCCGGCATCGAGCCAGACCTCCGAGCGGCGATCGTCGGCGACGCGATTCGCCGCCTTCTTGCCGACCACGAGCTCCGAGATTTTCGCGTGCGCGTTGTCGCGCAGGATCTTGATCTCGTCCTCCTGGTCCTTGCGCAGCCGCTCGGTCTCCTGCTCCTCGATCGCGCGCGCGCGCTCGTCCTTCTCGACGCCGCGGCGCGAGAAGACCTGCGCTCCGATCACGATGCCGGCGACTCCCGGCGGCACGCGCAGCGAGGTGTCGCGCACGTCGCCGGCCTTCTCGCCGAAGATCGCGCGCAACAGGCGCTCCTCGGGCGAGAGCTGCGTCTCGCCCTTCGGCGTGATCTTGCCGACCAGGATGTCGTCGCTCTTCACCTCGGCGCCGATCCGCACGATGCCGGACTCGTCGAGATCCTTGAGCGCTTCCTCACCCACGTTCGGGATGTCGCGCGTGATCTCTTCGCGGCCCAGCTTCGTGTCGCGGGCGACGCACTCGAACTCCTCGATGTGCACCGAGGTGAACTGATCCTCGCGCACGACGCGCTCGCTGATCAGGATCGAGTCTTCGAAGTTGTATCCGCCCCACGGCATGAACGCGACGACGACGTTGCGGCCGAGCGCGAGCTCGCCGCGATCGGTCGCCGGGCCGTCGGCGATCACCTGCCCGCGCTTCACCTTGTCGCCGACTTGCACGATCGGCTTCTGGTTGATCGCGGTGCTCTGGTTCGAGCGCTGGTATTTGACCAGCGAGATGATGTCGACGTTCGGGCCTTCCGACTCTTCCTCCGTCGGCTTGATCACGATGCGGCTCGCGTCGACGCCGACCACCGTGCCGTCGCGCTTCGCGACCACGGTTACGCCCGAGTCGCGCGCCACGACCGCCTCCATGCCGGTGCCGACGAACGGCGCGTCCGTGCGCAGGAGCGGCACGGCTTGGCGCTGCATGTTCGCGCCCATGAGTGCGCGGTTCGCGTCGTCGTTCTCGAGGAACGGCACGAGCGAAGCGGCCACCGACACGAGCTGGTTCGGCGAGACGTCCATCATCTCGACGTCGTCGGTCCGCAGCATCTGGAACTCACCCATCTTGCGGGCGGTCACCGTCTCGTTGACGAACGTGCCCTCCTGGTCGAGCGGCGAGTTCGCCTGCGCGATCGCGAGGCGCTCCTCCTCGAGCGCACTCAAGTACTTCACTTCGCCCGAGACCTTCTTGTCGCTCACGCTGCGATACGGCGTCTCGATGAAGCCGAAGTCGTTCACGCGCGCGTAGGTCGAGAGCGACGCGATCAGGCCGATGTTCGGGCCTTCAGGCGTCTCGATCGGGCAGATGCGCCCGTAGTGCGTCGGGTGCACGTCGCGCACTTCGAAGCCCGCGCGCTCGCGCGTCAGGCCGCCTGGGCCGAGCGCGCTGAGGCGGCGCTTGTGCGTCACCGCCGACAGCGGGTTCGTCTGATCCATGAACTGCGAGAGCTGGCTCGAGCCGAAGAACTCCTTGATCACGGCCGAGACGGGCTTCGAGTTGATCAGGTCGTGGGGCATCAGCGTCTCGATCTCTTGGAGCGACATGCGCTCCTTGATCGCGCGCTCCATGCGCACGAGGCCGATGCGGTACTGGTTCTCGAGCAGCTCACCGACCACGCGCACGCGGCGATTGCCGAGGTGGTCGATGTCGTCGATGCGCTTGTCGGGATCCGAGCCGTTGCGCAGATCGACGAGGTACTTCACCGCGCCGATGATGTCGGCGGGGCGCAGCGTCTTCAGCTCGCCGAGCGCGCACTCCTCCTCGGGGCTGTTCGGGCCCTTCGTCGAGTACGTCACGCGCTGCTCCGCCGTGAAGCTCAGCTTGTGGTTGAGCTTGAGGCGGCCGACGCGCGAGAGGTCGTAGCGCTCGGGGTTGAAGAACAGGTTGTGG
Coding sequences within it:
- the rpoB gene encoding DNA-directed RNA polymerase subunit beta, whose translation is MHFSEIAPRLRKDFSKIPRILDIPNLIEIQKESFERFLQTRIDPEKRERTGLQAVFQSVFPIRDFNDTASLEFVGYTLEAPKYDVQECLQRGMTYAAPFKVTVRLVAWDDAEGSQTIRDVKEQEVYFGEIPIMTDNGTFIVNGTERVIVSQLHRSPGIFYDTTTSATVSAVGKKIYSCRIIPYRGSWLDLEFDHKDLVYARIDRRRKILVTVLLKALGYTEEDLLGFFYKPETIKIDGKQILKKVDPELLIGQRCTREVKSSDGRVLARKDKKFTQAAVRRMVEDGMQWVQVELNDLLRDDAVKRVSPVDVVDEATGEVIFECNEELTAAHLEDFKNRGLREFKLLYLDPVGSGSAIRDTLLADKTVTKEEAIIDIYRRLRPGDPPTLDTATNLFHNLFFNPERYDLSRVGRLKLNHKLSFTAEQRVTYSTKGPNSPEEECALGELKTLRPADIIGAVKYLVDLRNGSDPDKRIDDIDHLGNRRVRVVGELLENQYRIGLVRMERAIKERMSLQEIETLMPHDLINSKPVSAVIKEFFGSSQLSQFMDQTNPLSAVTHKRRLSALGPGGLTRERAGFEVRDVHPTHYGRICPIETPEGPNIGLIASLSTYARVNDFGFIETPYRSVSDKKVSGEVKYLSALEEERLAIAQANSPLDQEGTFVNETVTARKMGEFQMLRTDDVEMMDVSPNQLVSVAASLVPFLENDDANRALMGANMQRQAVPLLRTDAPFVGTGMEAVVARDSGVTVVAKRDGTVVGVDASRIVIKPTEEESEGPNVDIISLVKYQRSNQSTAINQKPIVQVGDKVKRGQVIADGPATDRGELALGRNVVVAFMPWGGYNFEDSILISERVVREDQFTSVHIEEFECVARDTKLGREEITRDIPNVGEEALKDLDESGIVRIGAEVKSDDILVGKITPKGETQLSPEERLLRAIFGEKAGDVRDTSLRVPPGVAGIVIGAQVFSRRGVEKDERARAIEEQETERLRKDQEDEIKILRDNAHAKISELVVGKKAANRVADDRRSEVWLDAGETITAERLSGVPIRRWREVQVTDAAIQERVDRVFTRFEDQANVIRAVFDERVARLKKGDELPPGVFKMVKVYVAIKRKLSVGDKMAGRHGNKGVISRILPDEDMPYMLDGTPVDIVLNPLGVPSRMNIGQILETHLGWAARGLGNQLNALIDKHAGPAALRTKLKEIYDDPKLAKMIDGAPDETVRKIAENVKRGIHVASAVFDGAKEDEIKRELTRGGQATSGQTILFDGRSGDAFANDVTVGVLYMLKLHHLADEKIHARSIGPYSLVTQQPLGGKAQFGGQRLGEMEVWAMEAYGAAFSLQEFLTVKSDDVLGRTRMYESIVKGDCQLEPGLPEAFNVIVKEMQALGLNVELIEDKSHQ